In Flavobacterium okayamense, a single window of DNA contains:
- a CDS encoding HYC_CC_PP family protein, with product MKQFFHKIMSLAMAFVLLFSTMSFSINMHYCGGNLVETAFFHKTKGCGMEMEKPENSDCSINKKNCCDEKQLIHDGQDEVQKSVDKISFEQKVFITSFVYSYYNLFIEENRRVFSFEEYKPPLVIRQIYKIDETYLI from the coding sequence ATGAAGCAATTTTTCCATAAAATAATGTCTTTAGCAATGGCTTTTGTATTGTTATTCTCTACAATGTCATTTTCAATAAATATGCATTATTGTGGTGGAAATTTAGTAGAAACCGCATTCTTCCATAAAACTAAAGGCTGTGGGATGGAAATGGAAAAACCAGAAAACAGCGATTGCTCAATTAATAAAAAAAATTGTTGTGATGAAAAACAATTAATACATGATGGTCAGGATGAAGTTCAAAAATCTGTAGACAAAATTTCATTTGAACAAAAAGTTTTCATTACATCATTTGTATACTCATATTACAATCTATTTATTGAAGAAAATAGAAGGGTTTTTTCTTTTGAAGAATACAAACCGCCACTCGTTATAAGGCAAATCTACAAAATTGACGAAACGTACTTAATTTGA
- a CDS encoding DUF6730 family protein, with amino-acid sequence MAKIEEITALLMDEIKIFEQNISKLKEESNKIHNTKLIIDSSKIESIFSQFLKQLNHDIEKLRIQTDGKTKSNNVPNWIGLSFLVCLSIIMISISINYLQFRTNLNAKEEAFELGRKSVFIHIDSFFKDNPKALKAYREWNKNE; translated from the coding sequence ATGGCTAAAATAGAAGAAATCACAGCATTATTAATGGATGAAATTAAAATTTTTGAACAAAATATCTCAAAACTTAAAGAAGAATCCAATAAAATACATAACACAAAACTTATAATAGACTCCTCAAAAATTGAAAGTATTTTTTCTCAATTTTTAAAGCAGTTAAATCACGATATAGAAAAACTTAGAATTCAAACAGATGGGAAAACAAAGTCAAATAATGTTCCAAATTGGATAGGTTTGTCATTTCTTGTATGCTTAAGTATTATAATGATAAGTATTTCAATTAATTATCTTCAATTTAGAACAAATTTGAATGCTAAAGAAGAAGCATTTGAACTAGGCAGGAAAAGTGTTTTTATTCATATAGACAGTTTTTTTAAAGATAACCCAAAAGCTTTAAAAGCATACAGAGAATGGAATAAAAATGAATGA
- a CDS encoding relaxase/mobilization nuclease domain-containing protein encodes MIGKGKSISHTKASILYGWNQEKRSQIVFKNNLACISPTEVTDEFKIIQSMNSNCKRNTFSFVLSPTIEDGEKLSITELNKITSCFISEMKLINHQSIAFVHEDKKHKHIHLYVNRIDFNGNAYNDSFIGKKTQKIAEIVALKLGLKTVKEVIEEKLENDKDIRNFIKVKHDEAFAFFDIKNCSIYIDELEKSGIKVKPVINNKSKLQGFRYEFINKSFKGSEVHRSLSINNLIKHKEEKGRTNFKTNKRRI; translated from the coding sequence ATGATAGGTAAAGGTAAATCTATATCACATACAAAAGCATCCATTCTATATGGATGGAATCAGGAAAAACGCTCACAAATTGTATTTAAAAATAATTTAGCATGTATATCTCCAACTGAAGTAACCGATGAATTCAAAATCATTCAATCGATGAACTCAAATTGTAAACGAAACACTTTTAGTTTTGTTCTTAGTCCGACTATAGAAGATGGTGAAAAATTAAGTATAACAGAATTAAATAAAATTACTTCATGTTTTATCTCTGAAATGAAATTGATTAATCATCAATCAATAGCTTTTGTGCATGAAGATAAGAAACATAAGCACATTCACTTATATGTTAATAGAATTGATTTCAATGGAAATGCTTACAATGATAGTTTTATTGGTAAAAAAACCCAGAAAATCGCTGAAATTGTAGCTTTAAAATTAGGACTAAAAACAGTTAAAGAAGTCATTGAGGAAAAACTTGAAAATGATAAGGATATTAGAAATTTTATTAAGGTTAAACACGATGAAGCCTTTGCTTTTTTTGATATTAAAAATTGTAGTATCTACATCGATGAACTTGAAAAAAGTGGAATAAAAGTTAAACCTGTTATTAATAATAAGAGTAAACTGCAAGGCTTTAGATATGAATTTATAAACAAATCATTTAAAGGAAGTGAAGTGCATAGAAGTCTATCTATAAACAATTTAATTAAACATAAAGAGGAAAAAGGGAGAACAAATTTTAAAACAAATAAACGTAGAATTTAA
- the mbpA gene encoding mobilization protein MbpA, with protein MKNVKIEFRCSLFDKKLIKIKAQKSGLTVSDFCRNSALDKTIVEKLNQEHIEFYKMLIKYHNNFKSIGNLIKNKDPLLHQKVNELADEIRTHLKNFQK; from the coding sequence ATGAAAAATGTTAAAATCGAATTTAGATGTTCTCTTTTTGATAAAAAGTTAATTAAAATTAAAGCTCAAAAATCAGGTTTAACTGTAAGTGATTTTTGTAGAAATTCAGCACTTGACAAAACAATAGTTGAAAAATTAAATCAAGAGCATATTGAATTTTATAAAATGTTAATTAAATATCATAATAACTTTAAAAGTATAGGGAATTTAATTAAAAATAAAGACCCTTTATTACATCAAAAAGTAAATGAACTGGCAGATGAAATCAGAACTCATCTAAAAAACTTTCAAAAATGA
- a CDS encoding toprim domain-containing protein translates to MNIEKAKQIPIEFVLQKLNHLPSKIRGNDSWYLSPFREEKTSSFKVNTKINKWYDHGIQKGGNLVDLIIEMYHFSISETLHFLEDFDDEISIFSFQKQKALVKNDAKKDTTIKINKVIDIQHFALKEYLENRKIYLYEDEPNLKEVHFQINNKKYFGIGFKNNTDGFEIRSKYSKICIGKKDVTLLVKGYKNKLRVFEGFFDYLSFKNAFKLDSDFLVLNSITLINRCDEILSKYDGIELYFDNDEAGNQQTMLTLEKFKNAKDCRVFYKGFKDLNDYLTNLPLR, encoded by the coding sequence ATGAATATTGAAAAAGCAAAGCAAATTCCTATAGAATTTGTACTTCAAAAATTGAATCATTTACCCTCAAAAATTAGAGGTAATGATTCTTGGTATTTAAGTCCTTTCCGTGAAGAAAAAACATCTTCGTTTAAAGTTAATACTAAAATAAATAAATGGTATGACCATGGTATTCAAAAAGGAGGAAATTTAGTCGATTTAATCATCGAAATGTATCATTTTTCAATCTCAGAAACTTTACATTTTTTAGAAGATTTTGATGATGAAATTTCTATTTTTTCTTTTCAAAAGCAAAAAGCTTTAGTGAAAAATGATGCTAAAAAAGATACAACAATTAAAATAAATAAAGTAATTGATATTCAACATTTCGCTTTAAAGGAATATCTAGAAAATAGAAAAATTTACCTGTATGAAGATGAACCAAATTTAAAAGAAGTTCATTTTCAAATTAATAATAAAAAGTATTTCGGTATTGGTTTCAAAAATAATACTGACGGATTTGAAATTCGTTCTAAATATTCTAAAATATGTATTGGTAAAAAAGATGTCACGCTATTGGTAAAAGGTTATAAAAACAAATTAAGAGTTTTTGAAGGTTTCTTCGATTACTTATCATTCAAAAATGCTTTCAAATTAGATAGTGATTTTCTTGTTCTTAATTCAATAACATTAATCAATCGATGTGACGAAATTTTATCAAAATATGATGGAATCGAACTGTATTTTGATAATGATGAAGCAGGAAATCAACAAACGATGTTGACACTAGAGAAATTCAAAAATGCAAAAGATTGTAGGGTGTTTTATAAAGGTTTTAAAGACTTAAATGACTATTTAACAAACTTACCGTTGCGTTGA
- a CDS encoding DUF5906 domain-containing protein, with protein MNLDIPYIRVGTSYYKIIDKPLISGDKVKVMVKWNRDTIITDHGKSFLEKILKLDGFCCIPNHLEYNLIIENFYNTYNELDVKPIDEKLTLQQLENNIPNSLNFIRHVFGEHYEFGLDYIKILYEKPTQTLPILCLISKERATGKSSFIKWMKSIFSLNMTYIKGDAFSSQFNSDWASMVLVAIDEVFFDRKEITERLKYLSTTDKDKVEAKGKDRQEIEFFAKFILCSNNEDNFIQIDEEEIRFWIRKVRPLKSEDVHFLTKLKEEIPYFLKYLLTREYKSKQKTRMWFTREQIMTDSLLRLISNNKIELALIEFINECFDKTEDEELYLAPGEIFLMLKKYNPKLYIGSANEIRKILKKWNLEPENNTKSYQGIELLSHGEFTTIGRRGRFYTINRDFFSKIFDAVMQE; from the coding sequence ATGAATTTAGATATTCCCTATATTCGTGTAGGAACATCCTACTATAAAATTATTGATAAACCACTTATTTCAGGAGATAAGGTAAAAGTGATGGTAAAATGGAATCGAGATACCATTATTACCGATCACGGAAAATCATTCCTGGAGAAAATTTTAAAATTAGATGGTTTTTGTTGTATTCCAAACCATTTGGAGTATAATTTAATTATTGAAAATTTTTACAATACCTATAATGAACTTGATGTAAAGCCAATAGATGAAAAACTTACTTTACAACAATTGGAAAATAATATTCCGAATTCTCTCAATTTTATTCGTCATGTTTTTGGTGAACATTATGAGTTTGGATTAGATTACATTAAAATACTTTACGAAAAACCAACTCAAACTTTACCAATTCTTTGTTTGATAAGTAAAGAAAGGGCTACAGGTAAAAGTTCATTCATTAAATGGATGAAATCTATTTTTAGTTTGAATATGACATACATCAAAGGAGATGCTTTTAGTTCTCAATTTAATAGCGATTGGGCAAGCATGGTTCTAGTGGCTATTGATGAAGTGTTTTTTGATAGAAAAGAGATTACAGAGCGTTTAAAATACCTTTCTACAACTGATAAGGATAAAGTAGAAGCGAAAGGAAAAGACAGACAAGAAATTGAATTTTTTGCCAAGTTTATACTTTGTTCCAATAATGAGGATAATTTCATTCAGATTGACGAAGAAGAAATTCGATTTTGGATTAGAAAAGTTAGACCCTTAAAATCGGAAGACGTTCACTTTTTGACTAAACTCAAAGAAGAAATTCCTTATTTCTTAAAATACTTATTAACTCGAGAATATAAGAGTAAACAAAAAACAAGAATGTGGTTTACTCGCGAACAAATTATGACCGATTCTTTGCTTCGTTTAATCAGTAACAATAAAATTGAATTAGCCTTAATTGAATTTATTAATGAGTGCTTTGATAAAACTGAAGATGAGGAATTATATCTCGCTCCAGGAGAAATATTTCTAATGCTTAAAAAGTATAATCCAAAGTTGTATATAGGTTCTGCTAATGAAATAAGAAAGATATTAAAGAAGTGGAATTTAGAACCTGAAAATAACACAAAATCTTATCAAGGAATCGAACTTTTATCACATGGAGAGTTTACAACTATTGGTAGGCGAGGTAGATTTTATACTATAAATCGAGATTTTTTTTCTAAAATTTTTGATGCAGTGATGCAAGAATAG
- a CDS encoding helix-turn-helix domain-containing protein, with the protein MTHTNPFEAIHSELNELKGMVKQILTTPKEDLSNKLYTVKEAAAILKVDKQTINNHINRGNIKATFIGRRKLIRHEELFDSLNEVKSLKYKRQA; encoded by the coding sequence ATGACACACACAAATCCATTTGAAGCAATTCATTCAGAATTAAATGAATTGAAAGGTATGGTTAAACAAATTTTGACTACACCCAAAGAAGACTTATCTAATAAACTTTATACAGTAAAAGAAGCTGCTGCTATTTTAAAAGTAGATAAGCAGACTATTAACAACCACATTAATAGAGGTAATATAAAAGCTACTTTTATAGGAAGAAGAAAGTTAATCAGACATGAAGAGCTGTTTGATTCTTTGAACGAAGTGAAATCTTTAAAATACAAAAGACAAGCATAG
- a CDS encoding tyrosine-type recombinase/integrase, translating into MKYFFYLDKPKSDKPTTIFFATYFKEENKKFVYSTGEKILPIHWNFETNSPILKGQKKDKFASTIKKQIGRYSDLLLETDSLYKRINEPLTSKILKKEFDDFFKKTLKGKNIFFDAYDIFMEEKKKGKEWSEATIKRYNNIKNILKNFEEKRNFKLTFSAINHSFHREFTSYCMDDLKHINNTYARNLGLFKTFMFWAMKNKYTFNNTFIEFKKVERVITNQVALTLEDLQKLMEHDFGSERLEKVRDVFVFACVTGMRFGELSLISKSNVTDSEILLKEDKDTNKPARNIPLTTISKFILKKYNFKLPLIANQKQNEYIKEVFKELEYNHKVQKITTRGKENIKEELEFYNRISTHTARRTFITMMKREGKSDKLIGRITGHTDMKTLNQYYQVDDNQTKEAVEEVFNVELKMKVV; encoded by the coding sequence ATGAAATACTTTTTTTATTTAGATAAACCGAAGTCAGACAAGCCAACGACAATATTTTTTGCGACTTATTTTAAAGAAGAAAATAAGAAGTTTGTGTATTCTACAGGTGAGAAAATACTGCCAATTCATTGGAATTTTGAAACAAATAGTCCTATTTTAAAAGGGCAAAAAAAGGATAAATTCGCAAGTACTATTAAAAAGCAGATAGGGAGATATTCTGATTTACTGTTAGAAACTGATAGTTTGTATAAAAGGATAAATGAACCACTCACTTCAAAAATTTTAAAGAAAGAATTTGATGATTTTTTCAAAAAGACCTTGAAAGGTAAAAATATATTTTTCGATGCGTATGATATATTTATGGAAGAGAAAAAAAAGGGGAAAGAATGGTCTGAAGCAACAATCAAAAGATATAATAATATCAAAAATATTTTAAAAAACTTTGAAGAAAAAAGAAATTTCAAACTAACTTTTAGTGCAATTAATCATTCTTTTCATCGAGAGTTTACCTCTTATTGTATGGATGATTTAAAACATATAAACAACACCTATGCCCGTAATCTAGGGCTGTTCAAAACTTTTATGTTTTGGGCTATGAAAAATAAATACACTTTCAATAACACTTTTATCGAATTTAAAAAAGTTGAGAGAGTAATTACGAACCAAGTTGCTTTAACATTGGAAGACTTGCAAAAATTAATGGAGCATGATTTTGGAAGCGAAAGACTTGAAAAAGTAAGGGATGTGTTTGTTTTTGCCTGTGTTACAGGAATGCGTTTTGGTGAATTGTCTTTAATTTCAAAAAGTAATGTTACCGATTCCGAAATTTTACTAAAAGAAGATAAAGACACGAATAAACCAGCTCGAAATATTCCGTTGACAACTATATCAAAATTTATTTTGAAGAAGTATAATTTTAAACTCCCTTTAATAGCTAACCAAAAGCAAAATGAATATATCAAAGAGGTTTTTAAAGAATTAGAATATAATCATAAGGTTCAAAAAATCACTACGCGTGGTAAAGAAAATATTAAGGAAGAATTAGAGTTTTATAATCGTATAAGTACTCATACGGCTAGAAGAACTTTCATTACGATGATGAAAAGAGAAGGGAAAAGTGATAAATTAATTGGTAGAATCACAGGGCATACTGATATGAAAACTTTAAATCAGTATTACCAAGTTGATGATAATCAGACTAAAGAAGCTGTAGAGGAAGTATTTAATGTTGAACTTAAAATGAAAGTTGTATGA
- a CDS encoding efflux RND transporter periplasmic adaptor subunit, producing MINKKNLILLILSIVLLNTSCNSHKEHKEEHTKFAITNPVKKDTVIDRKYVAQIHAIKHIELRALERGYLQSIYVDEGQSLTQGQRMFKIMPNVYESDLQKYQAEAEIAGIEYLNTKKLADKNVVSQNELALAKAKLDKAKAEVKLAQTHLNFTNVNAPFAGIMDHLHVREGSLLDEGELLTTISDNSKMWVYFNVPEAEYLNYALNKTNKNPLKVHLELANGQFFNHEGIVETIEGEFNNETGNIAFRATFQNPDRILRHGETGNIVVKNRYENAILIPQKATFEVLDKKYVFVIDKDNVVHQREIQLAELELPYLFIVTKGLNENDKILLDGIRKVKNGEKIATEYKSPKEVMSSLELYAE from the coding sequence ATGATAAATAAGAAAAATCTCATTTTATTGATTTTAAGTATTGTATTACTTAATACGAGTTGTAATTCTCATAAAGAACATAAAGAAGAACATACCAAATTTGCAATAACAAATCCTGTAAAAAAAGATACTGTTATTGACAGAAAATATGTTGCACAAATTCATGCAATAAAACATATCGAATTAAGAGCTTTAGAAAGAGGTTATCTCCAAAGTATTTATGTTGACGAAGGACAATCACTTACACAAGGGCAACGCATGTTTAAGATTATGCCAAATGTTTATGAATCTGATTTACAAAAATACCAAGCTGAAGCTGAAATTGCTGGAATTGAATACCTTAACACAAAAAAATTAGCAGACAAAAACGTTGTATCTCAAAATGAACTAGCGTTAGCTAAAGCAAAACTTGATAAAGCAAAAGCAGAAGTAAAGTTAGCTCAAACACATTTAAACTTTACAAATGTTAATGCACCTTTCGCAGGAATTATGGACCACCTACATGTAAGAGAGGGAAGTTTGTTAGATGAAGGCGAATTATTAACTACTATTTCTGACAATAGTAAAATGTGGGTATATTTTAATGTTCCTGAAGCTGAATATTTGAATTATGCTTTGAACAAAACAAATAAAAACCCTTTAAAAGTTCATTTAGAATTAGCAAACGGACAATTCTTTAATCATGAAGGTATTGTAGAAACTATTGAAGGAGAGTTTAACAACGAAACGGGTAATATTGCTTTTAGAGCAACTTTTCAAAATCCTGATAGAATCTTACGTCATGGAGAAACTGGTAATATTGTAGTAAAAAATCGTTATGAAAACGCAATTTTAATTCCTCAAAAAGCAACTTTTGAAGTTTTAGATAAAAAATATGTATTTGTTATTGACAAAGATAATGTGGTACACCAACGCGAAATTCAATTAGCTGAATTAGAATTACCATATTTATTCATAGTAACAAAAGGATTAAATGAGAACGATAAAATTCTTTTAGATGGTATTCGTAAAGTAAAAAATGGGGAAAAAATAGCGACTGAATATAAAAGCCCTAAGGAAGTAATGTCTTCACTTGAACTTTACGCAGAGTAA
- a CDS encoding efflux RND transporter permease subunit, with translation MFKNFIKRPVMAIVVSLMIIFLGLLSIKTLPISQFPEIAPPRVIVTLAYPGASADVLVKSALIPLERSINGVPGMKYMVSDATSAGEATIQVIFELGTDPNQAVVNVKNRVDKVINNLPKLVQMEGVIVNVVQPSMLMYINLYSKEKGSDEKFLYNYANVNIIPEIQRINGISQAQILGNRNYAMRVWLNPDRMRAYKVSIDEVMEAMAEQSIIGRPGRLGQATGIKAQSLEYVLVYQGRYNKPEQYEDIIIRSNSEGEIIKLKDIGKVEFGSEFFDIYSNKDGHPSAAIQLKQVYGSNASDVIDKVKDKMEELKTSFPPGMDYEVSYDVSSFLDASIDKVLHTLVEAFVLVALVVFIFLGDWRSTLIPTIAVPISLIGAFMFMKMFGLTINLITLFALVLAIGIVVDDAIVVVEAVHAKMEEEHVSPYKAVQKVLGEIGGAIVAITLLMTSVFVPVAFMTGPVGIFYRQFSITMASSIVISGVVALTLTPVLCAMILKNNHGKPRKKTPINILIDAFNRWFEKLTGRYTNILNKIITRRIVTFGALGIFAVATIFVNKTLPAGFIPSEDQGMIYAIIQTPPGSTLEYTNDVARKLQGLAEKVDGIKSVSSLAGYEVLTEGRGSNAGTCLINLESWEDREHSVTEIIEELEEKSKDFGAVIEYFEPPAVPGYGAAGGISLRMLDKTNGEDYHEFEKINNEFMAALGERKELTGLFTFYAANYPQYEIEIDNQAAMQKGVSIGDAMENLNILIGSTYEQGFIRFNNFFKVYVQADPEYRRYASDLLNYYVKNDKGEMVPYSAFMKLKKKQGPNEITRYNLYNSAAIRAVPAKGYTTGEAIKAIQEVAKQHLPRGYDIDWEGLTFDEARRGNEAVVIFIIVLIFVYFVLAAQYESFILPLAVVLSLPSGIFGTFLLLKLFGLANDIYAQVGLVMLVGLLGKNAVLIVEFAVQKNQQGMSVLEAAIEGAKVRFRPILMTSFAFIAGLIPLVKATGAGAIGNRTIGTSALGGMLFGTIFGVLLIPGLYYIFGRLAEGRRMIKNEDFKPLTEDYNYNDKNENDKKDKHE, from the coding sequence ATGTTTAAGAATTTTATCAAACGTCCCGTCATGGCGATAGTAGTATCGCTTATGATTATATTTTTAGGATTACTGTCAATTAAAACTTTACCTATTTCTCAGTTTCCTGAAATTGCTCCTCCGAGAGTTATTGTAACTCTAGCTTATCCAGGTGCAAGTGCAGATGTATTAGTAAAATCTGCATTAATTCCATTAGAGCGTTCTATTAACGGTGTACCAGGAATGAAATATATGGTTTCCGATGCAACAAGTGCAGGTGAAGCTACAATTCAAGTTATTTTCGAATTAGGAACCGATCCTAATCAAGCCGTTGTAAACGTTAAAAATCGTGTTGACAAGGTTATCAATAACCTTCCAAAATTAGTCCAAATGGAAGGAGTTATTGTAAACGTAGTTCAACCTAGTATGTTAATGTACATTAACTTATATAGTAAAGAAAAAGGCTCTGATGAAAAGTTCTTGTATAACTACGCTAACGTAAATATTATTCCTGAAATTCAGCGCATTAACGGAATTTCTCAGGCTCAAATTTTAGGTAACCGTAACTATGCAATGCGTGTTTGGTTAAATCCAGACAGAATGAGAGCTTATAAAGTCTCTATTGATGAAGTAATGGAAGCTATGGCCGAGCAGAGTATTATTGGTAGGCCAGGTCGTTTAGGACAAGCAACTGGTATTAAAGCACAATCTTTAGAATATGTTTTAGTTTATCAAGGGCGCTACAACAAACCTGAACAATATGAAGATATCATTATACGATCTAACTCTGAAGGTGAAATTATTAAGCTCAAAGATATAGGAAAAGTCGAATTTGGAAGTGAATTCTTTGATATTTATTCCAATAAAGACGGACATCCATCAGCGGCTATTCAATTAAAACAAGTTTACGGAAGTAATGCTAGTGATGTAATTGATAAAGTAAAAGATAAAATGGAAGAATTAAAAACTTCTTTCCCTCCAGGAATGGATTACGAAGTAAGTTATGACGTTTCTAGTTTCTTAGATGCTTCAATTGATAAAGTTTTACATACTTTAGTTGAAGCCTTCGTTCTTGTTGCATTAGTAGTTTTTATTTTCTTAGGAGATTGGCGTTCTACACTTATTCCAACAATTGCAGTACCTATTTCGTTAATTGGTGCATTCATGTTTATGAAAATGTTCGGGCTAACAATTAACTTAATCACTCTTTTTGCCCTTGTTTTAGCTATTGGAATTGTGGTAGATGACGCCATAGTAGTTGTGGAAGCCGTCCACGCCAAGATGGAAGAAGAACATGTCAGTCCATATAAGGCTGTACAAAAAGTATTAGGAGAAATTGGCGGAGCAATTGTTGCCATTACTTTATTAATGACATCAGTATTTGTTCCTGTAGCATTTATGACAGGTCCTGTTGGTATTTTCTACCGACAATTCTCCATTACTATGGCTTCTTCAATTGTAATTTCTGGAGTTGTAGCCTTAACATTAACACCTGTTTTATGTGCTATGATTTTGAAAAACAATCATGGTAAACCAAGAAAGAAAACACCAATAAATATTCTTATAGATGCTTTCAACCGTTGGTTCGAAAAGTTAACAGGCCGCTATACTAACATTTTAAATAAAATTATAACTAGAAGAATAGTTACATTTGGTGCTTTAGGAATATTTGCAGTAGCAACAATTTTTGTAAACAAAACACTACCTGCTGGGTTCATTCCAAGTGAAGACCAAGGTATGATTTATGCGATTATTCAAACGCCTCCAGGTTCAACATTAGAATATACAAACGACGTAGCGCGTAAACTTCAAGGTTTAGCCGAAAAAGTTGATGGTATTAAATCGGTTTCTTCATTAGCCGGTTACGAGGTCTTAACAGAAGGTCGAGGTTCAAACGCAGGTACTTGTTTAATTAACTTAGAAAGTTGGGAAGACCGTGAACACTCAGTAACAGAAATTATTGAAGAACTAGAAGAAAAATCAAAAGATTTTGGTGCTGTTATTGAATATTTTGAACCACCTGCAGTTCCAGGGTATGGAGCCGCTGGAGGTATTTCTTTACGTATGCTTGATAAAACTAATGGAGAAGATTATCATGAGTTTGAAAAAATAAACAATGAATTCATGGCTGCTTTAGGCGAAAGAAAAGAATTAACAGGTTTATTTACTTTTTACGCGGCTAATTATCCGCAATATGAAATAGAAATAGATAATCAAGCTGCTATGCAAAAAGGTGTATCTATTGGAGATGCTATGGAAAATCTAAATATTCTAATTGGTAGTACTTACGAACAAGGATTTATCCGTTTTAATAATTTCTTTAAAGTGTATGTGCAAGCCGATCCAGAATATCGTCGATATGCAAGCGATTTATTGAACTACTATGTAAAAAATGATAAGGGTGAAATGGTTCCTTATTCTGCATTTATGAAGTTGAAGAAAAAACAAGGTCCAAATGAAATCACTCGTTACAATCTATATAATTCAGCAGCAATTAGAGCTGTTCCTGCAAAAGGTTACACAACTGGTGAAGCCATTAAAGCGATACAAGAGGTTGCAAAACAACATTTACCAAGAGGTTATGATATTGATTGGGAAGGTTTAACCTTTGATGAAGCAAGGAGAGGTAATGAAGCTGTTGTAATTTTTATAATTGTATTAATATTTGTTTACTTCGTTTTAGCTGCACAATATGAAAGTTTTATTTTACCTCTAGCAGTAGTTTTATCATTACCTTCCGGAATTTTTGGAACTTTCTTACTTTTAAAATTATTCGGATTAGCAAATGATATTTATGCTCAAGTAGGACTCGTAATGCTTGTTGGTTTACTCGGTAAAAATGCCGTGTTGATTGTTGAGTTTGCCGTCCAGAAAAACCAGCAAGGCATGTCAGTACTCGAAGCCGCTATTGAAGGTGCAAAAGTACGTTTTAGACCAATTTTAATGACATCTTTCGCATTTATCGCAGGATTAATTCCATTAGTAAAAGCTACAGGGGCTGGAGCAATTGGTAACCGAACAATTGGAACATCAGCTTTAGGAGGAATGTTGTTCGGAACCATATTCGGAGTTCTTTTAATCCCAGGATTATACTACATATTTGGAAGACTTGCAGAAGGTAGAAGAATGATTAAAAATGAAGATTTTAAACCATTAACTGAAGATTATAATTATAACGACAAAAATGAAAATGATAAAAAAGATAAACATGAATAA